Proteins from one Sphingobium herbicidovorans genomic window:
- a CDS encoding 3-hydroxyacyl-CoA dehydrogenase NAD-binding domain-containing protein has translation MSDTVSFHTHGAIAEAVIDNPPVNATSASVRQGLAEAIRKLESDPALHALVIRCEGKTFIAGADIKEFGKPMADPGLPLVMEMMDHSTKPIIAAVHGTVLGGGLEVALACHYRIAAPGTKFGFPEVKLGLMPGGGGTQRTPRLAGLATAIKLVTEGNQIGTDDALKSNLIDAVATGGDLATEARAFAESLMAEGKGPRSSSTLPMPADDPALFDEARKTVAKKMRGQTAPLRALEAMRLGYELPFDEAVRQELAIFRECMHGAQSKALRHMFAAEREVARIPGLPADFQTRSVERVGVIGLGVMGRGIVMALASAGLPVVAVGLDEDNIAAAIKAITKMWSSSVAKGSMSQEAMDKRMALITTSDDPRDLSATQLVIEAVTEDLDIKKAVFAKLGEVTQPGTILASNTSFLNIDTLAEASGRAEDVCGMHFFNPAHVMRLLENVRAAKTDPEVVATIMALGKRIGKLPVLSGVCDGFIVNRMLSKRSREGFFLVEEGAKPADIDKVLLSYGFPMGPFALGDLAGLDVQAAARKARAATATERELRANFVEQMVAEGRLGQKTGSGWYLYDENRKASPNPQTDAMIAAHAERHGLCLREIGEDEIRERLLYAMVNEGAKLLSEGIVPRPHEIDVALVNGLGWPSYTGGPMHWADQIGLDKVLARIEAFRAEQGDAYWTPAPLLEQYAREGRGFYA, from the coding sequence ATGTCCGATACAGTGAGTTTCCACACCCACGGTGCAATCGCCGAAGCGGTCATCGACAACCCGCCCGTCAACGCCACCTCCGCCAGCGTCCGACAAGGCTTGGCCGAAGCCATCCGCAAACTGGAGTCCGATCCGGCCCTTCACGCGCTCGTCATCCGTTGCGAAGGCAAGACCTTCATCGCGGGCGCGGACATCAAGGAATTTGGTAAGCCCATGGCCGATCCGGGCCTGCCGCTGGTCATGGAAATGATGGACCATTCGACAAAGCCGATAATCGCCGCCGTGCATGGCACGGTGTTGGGCGGCGGCCTCGAAGTCGCGCTTGCCTGCCACTACCGCATCGCCGCGCCGGGCACGAAATTCGGCTTCCCCGAAGTGAAGCTGGGCCTGATGCCCGGCGGCGGCGGCACGCAGCGTACGCCGCGCCTTGCGGGCCTCGCGACCGCGATCAAGCTCGTGACGGAGGGCAATCAGATCGGCACCGACGATGCGCTGAAGTCGAACCTCATCGACGCTGTCGCTACGGGCGGCGATCTCGCGACCGAGGCGCGGGCCTTTGCCGAGAGCCTGATGGCGGAGGGCAAGGGGCCGCGCAGTTCCTCCACCCTGCCCATGCCCGCGGACGATCCGGCGCTGTTCGACGAAGCGCGCAAGACGGTGGCGAAGAAGATGCGTGGGCAGACCGCGCCTTTGCGCGCGCTGGAGGCGATGCGCCTTGGCTATGAGCTGCCCTTTGACGAGGCAGTTCGCCAGGAATTGGCGATCTTCCGCGAATGTATGCACGGCGCTCAGTCGAAGGCGCTGCGCCACATGTTCGCGGCCGAGCGTGAAGTCGCGCGCATCCCCGGCCTGCCAGCGGACTTTCAGACGCGCTCCGTCGAGCGGGTGGGCGTCATCGGCCTTGGCGTCATGGGCCGGGGCATCGTCATGGCGCTGGCAAGCGCTGGCCTCCCCGTCGTCGCGGTGGGGCTCGACGAGGATAATATTGCCGCTGCGATCAAGGCGATCACGAAAATGTGGTCTTCCTCGGTCGCCAAGGGCAGCATGTCGCAAGAGGCGATGGACAAGCGGATGGCGCTGATCACCACCAGCGACGATCCGCGCGACCTTTCCGCCACGCAGCTGGTCATCGAGGCGGTGACCGAGGATCTGGACATCAAGAAGGCGGTGTTCGCCAAGCTGGGCGAAGTGACGCAGCCGGGCACCATCCTGGCGTCCAACACCAGTTTCCTCAATATCGACACGCTGGCGGAGGCGTCGGGCAGGGCCGAGGATGTGTGCGGCATGCACTTCTTCAACCCCGCCCATGTCATGCGCCTGCTGGAAAATGTTCGCGCGGCAAAGACCGATCCCGAAGTCGTCGCAACGATCATGGCGCTGGGCAAGCGCATCGGCAAGCTGCCGGTCCTGTCGGGCGTGTGCGACGGCTTCATCGTCAACCGCATGCTGTCCAAGCGGTCGCGCGAGGGCTTCTTCCTGGTGGAGGAAGGCGCCAAGCCCGCCGACATCGACAAGGTGCTGCTGTCCTACGGCTTTCCGATGGGGCCGTTCGCGTTGGGCGACCTTGCCGGGCTCGACGTGCAGGCCGCCGCGCGCAAGGCTCGCGCCGCGACGGCGACGGAGCGCGAACTGCGCGCCAACTTCGTCGAGCAGATGGTGGCCGAAGGACGGCTGGGGCAAAAGACAGGCTCCGGCTGGTATCTCTATGACGAGAACCGCAAGGCCAGCCCCAATCCGCAAACCGATGCGATGATCGCCGCCCATGCCGAGCGGCATGGGCTTTGCCTGCGCGAAATCGGCGAGGACGAAATTCGCGAGCGGCTTCTCTACGCCATGGTCAATGAAGGCGCGAAGCTGCTGAGCGAAGGTATCGTGCCGCGCCCGCATGAAATCGATGTGGCGCTGGTGAACGGGCTTGGCTGGCCCAGCTATACTGGCGGACCGATGCACTGGGCGGACCAGATCGGCCTCGACAAGGTGCTGGCCCGGATCGAGGCGTTCCGCGCGGAGCAGGGCGACGCCTATTGGACCCCGGCGCCGCTGCTGGAGCAATATGCGCGTGAGGGCAGGGGCTTTTACGCATGA
- a CDS encoding acyl-CoA dehydrogenase family protein → MSYEPNAKTADLLARLRAFMDAHIYPNEKAYYEEVATGDRWAHVTLIDDLKPLAKEAGLWNLFLPESTHGAGLTNLEYAPLCEEMGRVHWCPAVFNCAAPDTGNMETLERFGTEEHKERWLKPMLAGEMRSAFAMTEPQVASSDATNIESSIVRDGDDYVINGRKWWISGMGEADCALMIFMGKTDPSAPKHKQQSMILVPRDTPGITVLRPMTVLGYDDAPHGHMEILFENVRVPASNMLLGEGRGFEIAQARLGPGRIHHCMRMIGMAERALEAMCRRVKSRVAFGKPLAEQGVIIERIANSRIMIDQARLLTLHAAHRMDTVGNKVAKADIAMIKVAAPNMACQVIDWAMQAHGAAGISQDFFLASYYAHARKIRFADGPDEVHRHQLGRLELAKYD, encoded by the coding sequence ATGAGCTACGAACCCAACGCCAAGACCGCCGACCTGCTCGCCCGGCTGCGCGCCTTCATGGACGCGCATATCTATCCCAATGAGAAAGCCTATTATGAGGAGGTGGCGACCGGCGACCGCTGGGCGCATGTCACGCTGATCGACGACCTGAAGCCGCTGGCGAAGGAAGCGGGGCTGTGGAACCTGTTTCTGCCCGAAAGCACCCATGGCGCGGGGCTCACCAACCTGGAATATGCGCCGCTGTGCGAGGAAATGGGCCGCGTTCACTGGTGCCCCGCCGTCTTCAACTGCGCCGCGCCCGATACCGGCAATATGGAAACGCTCGAACGCTTCGGCACGGAGGAGCATAAGGAACGCTGGCTAAAGCCCATGCTGGCGGGCGAGATGCGGTCGGCCTTCGCGATGACCGAGCCGCAGGTCGCTTCTTCGGATGCGACCAATATCGAAAGCTCGATCGTCCGCGACGGCGATGACTATGTCATCAACGGCCGCAAATGGTGGATTTCCGGTATGGGCGAGGCGGATTGCGCGCTCATGATCTTCATGGGCAAGACCGATCCATCCGCGCCCAAACACAAGCAGCAGTCGATGATCCTGGTGCCGCGCGACACGCCCGGCATCACCGTGCTGCGGCCGATGACGGTGCTGGGCTATGACGACGCGCCGCACGGGCACATGGAAATCCTGTTCGAAAATGTCCGCGTGCCCGCGTCCAACATGCTGCTCGGCGAAGGGCGCGGGTTCGAGATTGCGCAGGCGCGGTTGGGGCCGGGACGCATCCATCATTGCATGCGCATGATCGGCATGGCCGAACGCGCGCTCGAAGCCATGTGCCGCCGGGTGAAATCCCGCGTCGCCTTTGGCAAGCCGCTCGCCGAACAGGGCGTGATTATCGAGCGCATCGCCAACAGCCGCATTATGATCGATCAGGCGCGGCTGCTGACGCTGCATGCCGCGCACCGCATGGACACGGTCGGCAACAAGGTGGCGAAGGCGGACATCGCGATGATCAAGGTCGCGGCGCCCAACATGGCTTGCCAGGTCATCGACTGGGCGATGCAGGCCCATGGCGCGGCGGGCATCAGCCAGGATTTCTTCCTCGCCAGCTACTATGCCCACGCCCGCAAGATCCGGTTCGCCGATGGCCCGGACGAGGTGCACCGTCATCAGCTCGGCCGCCTAGAACTCGCCAAATATGACTGA
- a CDS encoding phosphotransferase family protein produces the protein MTDVRTLDTTRLAPWLRDHVSGADGEISAEKFAGGQSNPTYLLSVDGQPRFVLRRKPDGVLLPSAHAIEREYRVTDALKDSAVPVARPLALCEDDGIVGTPFFVMDYVKGRNFWDARLPDLTPAERGAVYDEMNRVLAALHGIDPANVGLSDYGRPGNYFARQVARWTRQYRATETRRIEAMEQLIDWLPANDPGLEANRIVHGDFRNDNMIFADDRPRVVAVLDWELSTLGHPLADLAQHVMAWRVPKEGYRGLSDADLPALGIPSEADYLRRYADRSGAGVIEPAQWRYALAFAMFRNAGIRQGVYHRAMSGNASSDAAAIHGARAGEIAGLAWRIACGEEDACL, from the coding sequence ATGACTGACGTTCGCACGCTCGACACGACGCGGCTGGCGCCTTGGCTGCGCGATCATGTGTCGGGCGCGGACGGAGAAATCAGCGCGGAGAAGTTCGCAGGCGGCCAGTCCAACCCCACCTATTTGCTGTCTGTGGATGGGCAGCCGCGCTTCGTCCTGCGCCGCAAGCCCGATGGCGTGCTGCTTCCGTCCGCTCACGCGATCGAGCGCGAATATCGCGTGACCGACGCGCTCAAGGACAGCGCTGTCCCTGTCGCCCGCCCGCTGGCCTTGTGCGAGGATGACGGCATCGTTGGCACGCCCTTTTTCGTCATGGACTATGTGAAGGGCCGCAATTTTTGGGACGCGCGCCTGCCCGACCTGACGCCTGCTGAGCGCGGTGCCGTCTATGACGAGATGAACCGGGTGCTCGCCGCACTGCATGGCATCGATCCGGCGAATGTGGGCTTGTCCGACTATGGCCGTCCCGGCAATTATTTTGCCCGGCAGGTTGCTCGCTGGACCCGGCAGTATCGCGCCACTGAAACCCGCAGGATCGAGGCGATGGAGCAGCTCATTGACTGGTTGCCCGCCAATGATCCGGGGCTGGAGGCGAACCGCATCGTCCATGGCGACTTTCGCAACGATAATATGATCTTTGCGGACGATAGGCCTCGCGTCGTCGCCGTACTTGATTGGGAGCTATCGACGCTGGGTCATCCGCTCGCCGACCTGGCGCAGCATGTCATGGCCTGGCGTGTGCCGAAGGAGGGCTATCGCGGTCTGTCGGATGCAGACCTTCCGGCGCTGGGCATCCCGTCGGAGGCGGACTATTTGCGCCGCTATGCCGATCGCAGCGGGGCGGGCGTCATCGAACCTGCCCAATGGCGCTATGCGCTGGCTTTCGCGATGTTTCGCAATGCCGGTATCCGCCAGGGGGTTTATCATCGCGCCATGAGCGGCAACGCGTCGAGCGATGCTGCCGCGATCCACGGCGCGCGGGCGGGCGAAATAGCGGGCCTTGCCTGGCGCATCGCCTGTGGGGAAGAAGATGCATGTCTGTGA
- a CDS encoding alpha/beta fold hydrolase, whose amino-acid sequence MSVKERLIDVGRYRLRAVEQGDGPLVLMIHGFPGLAWSWRHQMAPLALAGYRAVAIDSLGYGGSDRPTDPAAYTADSMQDYLTALLNHYDADKALIVGQDFGAQYAWNMAVRAPDRVAGLIATIPYDYDLAGRAMLGSAPRLPADASARLDASSPDRLPSERFAAMAREHFVHFHYFQQVGPAERELADRAADFLARIFYALSAKGDLWSWKTVSSTGSGYLDVLPSAPPLPWPWLSQEEFDRFVAEYVDAEPMLRFIGGLNSYRTADANWRLGKVWADHDVRTPTLFLYGAKDPSFGFFHDWEKRLRARVPGLRDIIALPDAGHFVQQEQPEAFNRALIDFAGTILR is encoded by the coding sequence ATGTCTGTGAAAGAGCGCCTGATCGACGTTGGCCGCTACCGCCTTCGGGCGGTGGAGCAGGGCGATGGTCCGCTCGTCCTGATGATCCATGGTTTCCCCGGACTTGCATGGTCCTGGCGGCATCAGATGGCGCCGCTCGCATTGGCAGGCTACCGGGCGGTCGCAATAGACAGCCTCGGCTATGGTGGCAGCGACCGCCCGACTGACCCGGCAGCTTATACCGCCGACAGCATGCAGGATTATCTGACTGCGCTGTTGAACCATTATGATGCGGACAAAGCGTTGATCGTCGGTCAGGATTTCGGCGCTCAATATGCCTGGAACATGGCTGTGCGCGCGCCCGATCGCGTCGCTGGCCTGATCGCCACCATACCCTATGACTATGATCTTGCAGGCCGCGCCATGCTGGGCAGTGCGCCGCGCTTGCCTGCCGACGCGTCCGCGCGGCTGGATGCGTCCTCGCCCGACCGGCTGCCCAGCGAACGCTTCGCCGCGATGGCGCGCGAGCATTTCGTCCATTTCCACTATTTCCAGCAGGTCGGCCCGGCTGAGCGAGAGCTGGCCGATCGCGCGGCGGATTTCCTCGCCCGCATCTTCTATGCGCTCTCTGCCAAAGGCGACCTGTGGAGTTGGAAGACGGTATCTTCGACCGGAAGCGGCTATCTTGACGTTCTGCCGTCCGCGCCGCCGCTGCCCTGGCCATGGCTCAGTCAGGAAGAGTTTGACCGCTTCGTTGCGGAATATGTCGATGCCGAACCGATGCTGCGCTTCATCGGCGGGCTCAACAGCTATCGCACCGCCGACGCCAACTGGCGACTAGGCAAAGTCTGGGCCGATCATGATGTCCGAACGCCTACCTTGTTTCTCTATGGCGCCAAGGACCCGTCCTTCGGTTTCTTTCATGACTGGGAGAAACGGCTGCGCGCCCGCGTGCCGGGTTTGCGGGACATAATCGCCCTACCCGATGCGGGGCATTTCGTGCAGCAGGAGCAACCAGAAGCATTCAACCGCGCGCTGATCGATTTTGCCGGGACTATCCTGCGATGA
- a CDS encoding sugar phosphate isomerase/epimerase family protein — MSTTLRFAGHLGLSAPDRPLLAHLGRSVDPLDQIDALADHGLAGVQDLLLKLRPAMQQAAMAERMARRGLHLSSFGGDPMHWNLPLWSAQDDVGREALQESVAASCVLAERFGGAGAVCVAGLDPERSRQSQLVAMTENLKRHGEAAVRGGLVLLVEPIAPARIPGLLIDRLEDAIAMVRAVATPSVRLLFDTGHVAMMGHDVPAALADCAADIGLIQFADIPDRVDPGLGQLDWAAIQRQVAKHQYRGIVELEFEPVDPTAEGEVRMLERLKRIFAA, encoded by the coding sequence ATGAGTACGACCCTTCGCTTTGCGGGGCATCTGGGCCTTAGTGCGCCTGATCGGCCGCTGCTCGCGCATCTTGGACGTTCGGTCGATCCGCTGGATCAGATCGATGCGCTGGCCGATCACGGCCTTGCCGGGGTGCAGGACCTGCTCCTGAAGCTGCGGCCGGCCATGCAGCAGGCTGCCATGGCGGAACGGATGGCGCGGCGTGGGCTTCATCTTTCCAGTTTCGGCGGCGATCCGATGCACTGGAACCTGCCATTGTGGAGCGCGCAGGATGACGTTGGCCGGGAAGCCCTTCAAGAAAGCGTCGCGGCAAGCTGTGTCCTTGCTGAACGCTTCGGCGGTGCCGGGGCGGTCTGTGTCGCCGGGTTAGACCCCGAACGGTCGCGCCAGTCGCAGCTGGTGGCGATGACCGAAAATCTGAAGCGCCATGGCGAGGCCGCGGTGCGCGGGGGCCTGGTTCTGCTGGTCGAACCGATTGCGCCTGCGCGCATCCCGGGCCTGCTGATCGACCGGCTGGAGGATGCGATCGCCATGGTGCGCGCGGTTGCGACGCCGTCCGTGCGGCTGCTGTTCGATACCGGCCACGTCGCGATGATGGGCCATGATGTGCCAGCCGCCTTGGCGGATTGCGCGGCGGACATCGGACTTATCCAGTTCGCCGACATACCGGATCGTGTCGATCCCGGCCTTGGCCAGCTGGACTGGGCCGCCATTCAACGACAGGTCGCGAAGCATCAATATCGCGGCATCGTTGAACTGGAGTTTGAACCAGTAGATCCGACAGCGGAAGGCGAAGTACGGATGTTGGAACGACTCAAGCGCATCTTCGCAGCTTGA
- a CDS encoding ferredoxin codes for MRVIANMNVCQGHARCEDICPEVFSTDAVEGKVVIEQPEFPPELEEKVRMAVRNCPEGALRIAKGTGE; via the coding sequence ATGCGCGTGATCGCGAACATGAATGTCTGCCAGGGTCATGCCCGATGTGAAGACATCTGCCCGGAAGTCTTCTCGACAGATGCCGTGGAAGGCAAGGTAGTCATAGAACAGCCCGAATTCCCACCAGAACTGGAAGAAAAGGTGAGGATGGCGGTCCGCAACTGTCCCGAAGGCGCCCTGCGCATTGCGAAAGGGACGGGTGAATGA
- a CDS encoding cytochrome P450 gives MSFYPQSTDHVPSDLIVDFDFFEVPADVSDPVDIWHGLVRRGAPPIFYTPRNGGHWVFLRYSDIAEAYRNHEIFSTHKAQIPPLEPYPVLQPNGVDPPQHDVFRKILAPMFTPLAVRRMTEGLQHRAEGLISGFASKGGCDFVKDYAAKFPTGTFLELFGLPEARLPEFLRISDTFFRSTDPDVRAANLLEIFEVLEELFREKERNPGNDIASTVVQSRDADGNPFPWEDIINCGFLLFVAGLDTVTNTMAYVWRYLATSPDARQKFRDRLDDPSAFLLAIEELMRINAVSSIYRRVTHDCEFKGVQFRRNDRVVLPNTVANRDPSIFRDPQTIDLDRKVNNHVTFGLGPHRCIGSHLAKREIMISLQEWLRHIPEFELDPDQDADSIFGGPVMGFTSLKLRW, from the coding sequence ATGAGCTTCTATCCGCAATCGACAGATCATGTTCCATCAGATCTGATCGTTGACTTTGATTTTTTCGAAGTGCCTGCTGATGTGTCCGATCCGGTCGACATCTGGCACGGGTTGGTGCGCCGGGGTGCGCCGCCCATCTTCTACACGCCGCGCAATGGCGGGCATTGGGTGTTCCTGCGCTATAGCGACATTGCCGAGGCATATCGGAATCACGAGATATTTTCGACGCACAAGGCGCAGATACCGCCGCTGGAGCCTTATCCTGTGCTCCAGCCCAATGGCGTTGATCCGCCGCAACACGATGTCTTTCGCAAGATCCTGGCGCCGATGTTCACACCGCTTGCCGTCCGGCGGATGACCGAGGGATTGCAGCATCGTGCGGAAGGACTGATTTCCGGTTTCGCGAGCAAGGGCGGATGTGACTTCGTCAAGGATTATGCCGCCAAGTTCCCGACTGGAACCTTCCTTGAACTGTTCGGCCTGCCCGAAGCGCGGCTGCCGGAATTCCTGCGCATTTCCGATACCTTTTTCCGCAGCACCGACCCGGACGTCAGGGCGGCGAACCTGCTGGAGATTTTCGAGGTTCTGGAGGAACTGTTTCGCGAAAAGGAACGCAATCCGGGCAATGATATCGCATCGACCGTGGTGCAGTCGCGCGATGCGGACGGCAATCCTTTCCCGTGGGAAGACATCATCAACTGTGGTTTTCTGTTGTTCGTTGCCGGCCTGGATACAGTCACGAACACCATGGCCTATGTCTGGCGTTATCTCGCGACTTCGCCGGACGCGCGCCAGAAGTTCCGCGATCGCCTGGACGATCCGTCAGCATTCCTGCTGGCGATAGAGGAATTGATGCGGATCAACGCGGTGTCCAGCATCTATCGTCGGGTGACGCATGATTGCGAGTTCAAGGGCGTGCAGTTCCGGCGCAACGATCGCGTGGTCCTGCCAAACACGGTGGCGAACCGCGACCCGTCGATATTCAGGGACCCGCAGACGATCGACCTTGATCGCAAGGTGAACAATCATGTCACCTTCGGCCTTGGCCCCCATCGCTGCATCGGATCGCACCTCGCCAAGCGGGAAATCATGATTTCGCTGCAGGAGTGGCTGCGCCACATTCCGGAGTTTGAGCTGGACCCGGATCAGGACGCTGATTCGATCTTCGGCGGGCCGGTGATGGGCTTTACGTCTCTGAAACTCCGTTGGTGA
- a CDS encoding helix-turn-helix transcriptional regulator, which translates to MDDIDFTARVIEHCPVSGGQFELVEWHWPDIVSFERTEDQLMLEMSLPPMSADASAYFPDIDPGRRCFMGPLFIRHPGIAVGGRSEGRQIRVLRCVFDDEHGAEIMGTGEPSLPFLQGLLNIRNDALRSLMRLAHRELINPLDRSEDAMEALFQLVRVELRRLFHHAAGAATASRLAPWQFRRVRERIEAGPPMPGVSELAGLCGISPRHLHRQFLALTGKTISAYIESYRIEQAKLLLANADAPMKQVAEQAGFSHGNSFARAFRRATGLSPREYRQRSAALTNGVSET; encoded by the coding sequence ATGGACGATATTGATTTCACTGCCCGAGTGATTGAGCACTGCCCGGTGTCTGGCGGGCAGTTCGAATTGGTGGAATGGCATTGGCCCGACATCGTCAGTTTTGAACGGACCGAAGATCAATTGATGCTGGAAATGTCGCTGCCGCCCATGTCGGCGGATGCATCGGCCTATTTCCCCGACATCGATCCTGGCCGTCGCTGCTTCATGGGCCCGCTGTTTATACGTCATCCGGGAATTGCCGTTGGCGGTCGTTCGGAAGGACGCCAGATCCGGGTTCTCCGCTGCGTGTTCGATGACGAACATGGCGCTGAAATCATGGGCACGGGCGAGCCCTCGCTACCCTTCCTCCAAGGGCTGCTGAACATTCGCAACGACGCGCTGCGCAGCCTTATGCGGTTGGCGCATCGGGAATTGATCAACCCGCTGGATCGGTCGGAAGATGCCATGGAAGCATTGTTTCAGCTTGTCCGGGTAGAGTTGCGCCGCCTGTTCCACCATGCTGCCGGTGCGGCGACCGCGAGCCGTCTCGCTCCGTGGCAATTTCGCCGCGTGCGTGAACGGATCGAAGCAGGCCCACCCATGCCGGGCGTGTCGGAATTGGCCGGGCTATGCGGCATCAGCCCACGCCATCTGCATCGCCAATTCCTCGCCCTGACCGGCAAGACGATATCGGCCTACATCGAAAGCTACCGGATTGAGCAGGCAAAGCTGCTGCTCGCGAACGCCGATGCGCCAATGAAACAGGTAGCCGAACAGGCGGGATTTTCCCATGGAAACAGTTTTGCCCGGGCGTTTCGGCGCGCCACAGGGCTGTCTCCACGGGAATATCGGCAGCGGTCCGCCGCTCTCACCAACGGAGTTTCAGAGACGTAA
- a CDS encoding helix-turn-helix transcriptional regulator, protein MEAISIRLARQRTDVVLRSLHIDGAVIELCAFPEVRAETVRIVEPQSVLMLGLSRLLTGSEGRIAGDPRRPFARMGALALRPAGVPMEIHVAQGAFDTLRIRFEDRRIAPALADVSFNDTVLGACFDMHAASIEEAMLRLAAEVEHPADDSAAVAEALVALLLLDLSRFLKDASQRAGRRRGGLSARALRVALAMIDAPGTAPSLDAIAERCGLSRDHFIRCFHQSTGVSPGAAIRRRRMERAKAMLVEEHWSIEYIARMLGYAGTPSFSAAFRRETGRSPGAWRALMR, encoded by the coding sequence ATGGAGGCGATATCAATCAGGCTGGCGAGGCAGCGCACGGATGTCGTGCTCCGATCGCTGCATATTGATGGCGCGGTGATCGAGCTATGCGCCTTCCCCGAAGTCAGGGCCGAGACGGTGCGGATCGTTGAACCGCAATCCGTACTGATGCTCGGGCTGTCGCGCCTGCTGACCGGATCGGAAGGGCGGATTGCCGGCGACCCCCGGCGGCCGTTTGCACGCATGGGCGCTCTCGCGCTGCGCCCGGCGGGAGTGCCGATGGAAATACATGTCGCTCAGGGCGCCTTCGACACGCTGCGCATTCGCTTCGAGGATCGACGGATCGCGCCAGCCTTGGCGGACGTCTCGTTCAACGATACGGTTCTTGGCGCGTGTTTCGATATGCATGCCGCCTCTATCGAGGAGGCGATGCTGAGACTGGCAGCAGAGGTAGAACATCCTGCAGACGACAGTGCAGCCGTCGCGGAGGCGCTGGTCGCGCTGCTGCTGCTCGACCTGAGCCGTTTTCTGAAGGACGCATCACAGCGCGCGGGCAGGCGGCGAGGCGGTCTTTCCGCGCGCGCGCTCCGGGTGGCGCTGGCGATGATCGACGCGCCGGGGACTGCGCCTTCGCTTGACGCCATAGCGGAACGATGTGGTCTTAGCCGGGATCATTTCATCCGCTGTTTCCATCAATCGACTGGCGTCAGTCCCGGCGCGGCGATCCGGCGCAGACGCATGGAACGCGCCAAGGCGATGCTGGTGGAAGAGCATTGGTCGATCGAATACATCGCGCGCATGCTGGGCTATGCCGGTACGCCCTCATTTTCGGCCGCGTTTCGCCGCGAAACAGGAAGATCGCCCGGCGCCTGGCGGGCGCTGATGCGATGA